A stretch of DNA from Streptomyces gobiensis:
TGTTGTGCCCACCCGTTCCGCCCCAGCGGAACGACTGCCCCCAACTTGTTCGTACCTTTTCCCGGAGGTTCCCGTGTCACAGGACAAGTCGGCCTACGACTACGACGTGCTCGTCATCGGCTCCGGCTTCGGCGGGTCCGTGTCCGCCCTGCGGCTGACCGAGAAGGGCTACCGCGTCGGCGTCCTGGAGGCGGGCCGCCGTTTCACCGCGGAGACGCTGCCCAAGAACTCCTGGGATCTGAAGAACTATCTCTGGGCTCCTGCCCTCGGCCTCTATGGGCTCCAGCGCATCCATCTCCTCAACAATGTGATGATTCTGGCTGGTGCGGGGGTGGGCGGCGGCTCGCTCAACTACGCCAACACCCTGTATGTGCCCCCGAAGCCATTCTTCGAGGACCGCCAGTGGGGCCACATCACCGACTGGCAGGATGAGCTGAAGCCCTACTACGACCAGGCGCGGCGCATGCTCGGGGTCCGTCTCAATCCGACCATGACGCCCTCAGATGTCCATCTCAAGGCCGCCGCCGAGAAGATGGGCGTGGGTGACAGCTTCCACTTCGCGCCCGTAGGGGTCTTCTTCGGAGATGGCGAGGACGCCGACGGCACGGTGAAAGCGGCGCCCGGGGAAGAGGTCTCCGATCCTTACTTCGGTGGTGCCGGGCCGTCCCGTAAGGCCTGCACCGAGTGCGGCGAGTGCATGACGGGCTGCCGTCATGGCGCCAAGAACACCCTCAACGAGAACTATCTCTACCTCGCCGAGCAGGCAGGCGCGGAGGTACACGAACTGACCACGGTCACAGCGGTGACCGAAGACGCCGCAGACGCCGAAGGCGCCGGGGGCGGTTTCCGGGTGACAACGGTCCGTACGGACAAGCGCCGTAAGGGGAAGCCCCGCGTCTTCCGCGCCGCGAAGGTGATCATCGCCGCGGGTACCTATGGCACCCAGACCCTGCTCCACCGGATGCGTGACGAGGGCCAACTGCCGCGCATATCCTCGCGGCTCGGCGTCCTCACCCGCACCAACTCGGAGGCTCTGGTGGGAGCCCAGACCGTCGAACGGCGCTACCGCAAGAAGTACGGGCGGGACGCGGAGCTGGACTTCACCAAGGGCGTGGCGATCACCTCGTCCATTCACCCCGATGAGCACACCCATATCGAGCCCGTCCGCTACGGCAAGGGCTCCAATGCCATGGGCGCGCTGACGACCCTCCAGGTACGTCACAACACCCGGCTGCCGCGCGTACTGGCCCACATCGGGACCTGTGCCCGGCACCCGGTCCTCTTCCTGC
This window harbors:
- a CDS encoding GMC family oxidoreductase N-terminal domain-containing protein translates to MPPTCSYLFPEVPVSQDKSAYDYDVLVIGSGFGGSVSALRLTEKGYRVGVLEAGRRFTAETLPKNSWDLKNYLWAPALGLYGLQRIHLLNNVMILAGAGVGGGSLNYANTLYVPPKPFFEDRQWGHITDWQDELKPYYDQARRMLGVRLNPTMTPSDVHLKAAAEKMGVGDSFHFAPVGVFFGDGEDADGTVKAAPGEEVSDPYFGGAGPSRKACTECGECMTGCRHGAKNTLNENYLYLAEQAGAEVHELTTVTAVTEDAADAEGAGGGFRVTTVRTDKRRKGKPRVFRAAKVIIAAGTYGTQTLLHRMRDEGQLPRISSRLGVLTRTNSEALVGAQTVERRYRKKYGRDAELDFTKGVAITSSIHPDEHTHIEPVRYGKGSNAMGALTTLQVRHNTRLPRVLAHIGTCARHPVLFLRSLSNRKWSERIIIGLVMQTLDNSLTTYRKPKGLGKGLLTAKQGHGAPNPLHIPEGAAAAQHLAEEINGFPGTNVGEVMGTPLTAHFLGGCPIGADAEHGVIDPYHRLYGHPGISVVDGAAVSANLGVNPSLTITAQAERAMSLWPNKGEEDPRPPQGSPYVRLPAVEPRSPAVPADAFAALRLPVLPVPVVPPKQAD